One window of the Alphaproteobacteria bacterium genome contains the following:
- a CDS encoding MBG domain-containing protein, which yields MTDFRLRSLPKTEFARMLRTGKKALCCLVSFAFFAMQTMPLLANPVNGTVSAGSANISSAGNTLTVTQTTDKAVIDWRGFDIAKGETTRFVQPSSSSMTLNRVSSNAPSFIDGNLTANGNLVVVNPNGVWFGPNARVDVNGLIASTANISNNAFMNNTGILNFDEAGNPDAAIINDGLITAKDAGLVGLVAPNVINRGIIYARLGRVALASGDTATVDLYGDDLIKVAVSDKVKSQLVSNSGVIAAPGGTIALTAAAGKDIVNSLITVHGELAAPSIREHNGKIIIAAQGSNKTTKQGHSTVLVSGILDASGRNASEHGGSIQVTGDNIGLLAGTRIDASGSDGLSGTTLGKAISSMRIGAAGGDIRIGGDYLGGGHTPTALNLYVDKDVLVLNDALNSGDAGRTIFWSDGTTQFYGNVYARALGGKGIHATTWNAIAGGNAGDGGFIETSGHGHLDAGGYVDLTSSNGSRGTYFLDPTNITIYGNFAPNYATVITGSTGALSASLKLWVDSSDTANVNLTYSALTTAGANSCASSCLTANGTSGATTITTSANIASTLQVGQRLRLGAAGSVTAASTLGTDTYTISSISGTTITFSSALTATYTNAVVYAGYVSQMTDKSGLGNNATQATAANMPLWISNGFNSIGTTNYSGSSYLNLPNLMSGATAGSGFFSAINAADPPGTGSQTGMPFGNWGTGIQSHYVWTDGVVYDSFGSNLRKTAANPVPALTTANVYGVISAANDWRDYINGQALFSTTTNTVAWGTTPTIGNNVGSYFFTGKLGDVFAYNKAVSANEQTLLNQYISGKWNVALLPPGSGATEVAQATASVQKGDAVDGYSVFTTRYLQRLSQSANISLQSSNNITLDFQGDNMNFTTAGRTLTLTAGNQITTASTGTITTNAGAITLNATNGILINNAFTINSANGAVNINNAVTLAANLSVTSGSGTLTFASTIDGAGGLTTSSTNGATIFNGAVGGTTPITSYTGTGRDLTINQNITSSGNISAAFTRDITLAATKTITTGAAGALTLTAAGNSVNGTGNLNLNGNLSVGTGALTLLSGVNGTRPSWTATTSNLVRQGATFGTVSIQGFLDTTISRDINSSGNITLLSNRDLTLSPANTLTTSATGALSMTAANGSTAGTGNLTINGNLSVGTGALTFLSGINGTRPSLTVTTTNLVRQGATFGAVSIQGFNAFTLNRILNSTSSVLFANNTTTTLQNNVTSTASTITFSNPVIIAEATSINVSTTNQAITFGSTITDTAGGVTETLTVNPGTSSATFTGAVNGVAITVSAGSATLSSAWGATSALGATSITTTSSLTLPAITAASLSVNTSGASSSLQVSGSLSTTLSGGALSLTSGAFIVSNAASTISSTNGAITFNAGSSLYLATASAAINSTGGAITFTGTNGIIVGADTSVNSGGGNINFNQAVTMAAPLSLTLGTGTLTFASTIDGSAPSYSTFSVLAVGAGGGGGGMDAATRGSGGGSGAAVDAVVNVSAGAVYTVAVGGGGAGGTNSLSSAAGGAGGVNGGGSGGAAGASGTSGGGGGGGGFSGIYIGGTYYVVAGGGAGGGGGNEGFAKSVGGAGGGTQTSNTGTTSGGVGQSYSGDGGGGGGGGGGFLGGAGQTGIAVSTPAAFSNGGSNYSNPGNVSATITLGNAGSANAVSTGGGAATIAAGRATFYSYGNNLGVGGTAVGSGTAGTNGAVIIRYTGTTAQALVVGGTITTSGGDVIVTYANTGTNSSFSPIAGCSGNCNLTINAGTVNFGGNVGSTQALDAVSVTTTNGLTLPNITASSVIARTTGVAADLTIAAAKVITASGSGDAIKLAAGRNFINNAGSGALVTPSGRWLVYSTNPSNDTIGGLSNSFRRFSCTYGGSCPSFPGTGNGLLYTTTPLLTITPNALSSIVYGAAAPNLSGYAYTATGYLGSDSSADTLTGSLTGSSSYIAGSNIGTYNINYGLGSLSSVLGYGFSYANNASAFTVTPRPITITADAKTKTYGAADPSLTYQLTSGSLYGSDSLTGTIARTAGESVAGGPYSINQNTLSAGSNYTITYVSDNLSITPAALTVTAAAKTKTYGAADPALTYTYSGLTNGDTASVFTGALSRAAGETVTGGPYAINQNTLTAGSNYTITYTGNNLSITPATLNITANALSKVYGTNDPTLTYTMSGGTNIAFTGALSRAIGEAVNSYAVSQGTLSAGNNYHLNFVSSTFAITPATLYVAANSITKVYGAVDPALTYSVSGLANGDILGNVLTGALSRESGTMVGSYRITKHTLASNSANYTLDYTSALFNIISNDIPVTVTRVSQDPTLNMPTAVHTTEPNSPTTTTTQSQTSTTSNNPNVSASEVPTDSQGAWLRISPALAAALGEAPVFIKY from the coding sequence ATGACCGATTTTCGTTTGAGATCACTGCCAAAAACTGAATTCGCCCGTATGTTGCGCACGGGCAAAAAGGCATTGTGCTGTCTCGTGTCGTTTGCATTCTTTGCCATGCAGACAATGCCATTGCTCGCCAATCCGGTTAATGGAACGGTAAGTGCGGGCAGCGCCAATATCAGCTCTGCTGGAAATACCCTCACAGTCACCCAAACAACCGATAAAGCCGTCATCGACTGGCGCGGCTTTGATATCGCGAAGGGTGAAACCACGCGCTTTGTTCAGCCATCCTCTTCGTCCATGACATTGAACCGCGTGAGCAGTAACGCGCCGAGCTTCATCGACGGCAATCTGACTGCGAATGGTAATCTGGTTGTTGTAAATCCGAATGGCGTGTGGTTCGGACCCAATGCACGCGTCGATGTCAACGGCCTCATCGCCAGTACGGCGAATATCAGCAATAACGCGTTCATGAACAATACCGGCATCCTAAATTTCGATGAAGCCGGAAACCCTGATGCAGCGATTATAAATGATGGCCTTATCACCGCCAAAGATGCAGGACTTGTCGGGCTTGTTGCACCAAATGTCATCAATCGTGGCATCATTTATGCTCGCCTTGGCCGTGTAGCACTCGCATCCGGCGATACGGCGACGGTGGATTTATACGGCGATGATCTGATCAAGGTTGCGGTTTCGGACAAAGTCAAATCACAACTCGTCAGCAATAGCGGTGTGATTGCTGCCCCTGGCGGAACCATCGCGCTGACCGCCGCCGCCGGAAAAGACATCGTCAACAGTTTGATAACCGTGCATGGCGAACTGGCTGCGCCCAGCATCCGCGAACATAATGGCAAGATTATCATCGCAGCCCAAGGCAGCAACAAGACAACCAAACAAGGCCATAGCACTGTCCTCGTCTCTGGCATTCTCGACGCATCGGGCCGCAATGCAAGTGAACATGGCGGCAGCATTCAGGTAACGGGTGATAATATCGGCTTATTGGCTGGCACCCGCATCGATGCATCGGGCAGCGATGGATTATCCGGAACAACACTTGGCAAAGCAATTTCTTCCATGCGCATCGGTGCAGCCGGCGGGGATATCCGCATCGGCGGTGATTATCTGGGCGGCGGTCATACACCCACCGCGCTGAACCTTTACGTCGATAAGGATGTGTTGGTGTTGAATGATGCCCTGAATAGCGGCGATGCAGGCCGAACCATCTTCTGGTCGGATGGCACGACACAATTCTACGGCAATGTCTATGCGCGTGCACTGGGCGGCAAAGGCATTCATGCCACCACATGGAATGCGATTGCGGGCGGCAATGCCGGTGATGGCGGCTTCATCGAAACATCCGGCCACGGACATCTGGACGCTGGCGGCTATGTTGATCTCACCAGCAGCAACGGTTCACGGGGCACCTATTTCCTTGACCCGACCAACATCACCATCTACGGGAACTTCGCACCGAACTACGCAACGGTCATCACAGGTTCAACCGGCGCGCTTTCCGCCAGCTTGAAACTATGGGTGGATTCAAGCGATACCGCCAATGTCAATCTCACCTACAGCGCACTGACCACAGCAGGCGCGAATAGCTGTGCAAGTTCATGCCTAACCGCGAACGGCACATCCGGCGCAACAACCATCACCACAAGCGCTAACATCGCTTCTACACTTCAGGTCGGCCAACGCCTTCGCCTTGGCGCTGCCGGCAGCGTAACAGCCGCCTCCACGCTTGGCACAGACACCTACACCATCAGCTCCATTTCCGGCACCACTATCACATTCTCCAGCGCACTCACCGCGACATACACAAACGCAGTGGTCTATGCCGGCTACGTATCACAAATGACTGATAAAAGCGGTCTGGGTAATAACGCGACGCAGGCAACGGCCGCGAACATGCCGCTATGGATAAGCAATGGGTTTAATTCAATCGGGACCACGAATTACTCTGGCAGCTCCTACCTCAATCTCCCGAACCTCATGTCAGGCGCAACAGCGGGCAGCGGTTTTTTCAGCGCGATCAATGCGGCCGATCCGCCGGGTACCGGAAGCCAGACAGGTATGCCTTTTGGTAATTGGGGCACCGGCATTCAATCCCACTATGTCTGGACGGACGGCGTTGTATACGATTCATTCGGCTCCAATCTCAGAAAGACCGCTGCAAATCCTGTTCCGGCATTGACGACAGCCAATGTGTATGGGGTCATCTCTGCGGCGAATGACTGGCGCGACTATATCAACGGACAAGCTCTTTTCTCGACCACGACGAACACCGTCGCATGGGGCACAACGCCGACGATTGGTAATAATGTTGGCTCGTATTTCTTTACAGGAAAACTTGGTGATGTTTTTGCCTATAACAAAGCTGTATCCGCGAACGAACAGACGCTGTTGAACCAGTACATATCCGGAAAATGGAATGTTGCACTTCTTCCTCCGGGTAGTGGCGCAACTGAAGTTGCGCAGGCAACCGCAAGCGTGCAGAAAGGCGATGCGGTTGATGGGTACAGCGTCTTTACAACCCGTTATTTACAACGCTTATCGCAATCCGCAAATATCAGCTTGCAATCGTCGAATAACATCACCCTTGATTTTCAGGGCGATAATATGAATTTCACGACGGCAGGTCGCACCCTCACCCTGACAGCAGGAAATCAGATTACAACAGCATCTACCGGAACCATCACGACCAATGCGGGGGCGATCACCTTGAATGCCACCAACGGCATTTTAATCAATAATGCCTTCACGATTAATTCTGCAAATGGCGCGGTCAATATCAATAACGCTGTTACGCTTGCCGCGAATTTGAGTGTGACATCCGGTTCAGGCACACTAACCTTCGCCAGCACCATCGATGGCGCAGGTGGTTTGACCACAAGCTCTACCAATGGTGCAACAATCTTCAACGGGGCTGTTGGTGGCACAACGCCGATTACCAGCTATACCGGAACAGGCCGCGACCTTACCATCAATCAAAACATCACCAGTAGCGGCAATATCAGTGCTGCATTCACGCGTGACATCACCCTTGCCGCAACGAAAACGATTACAACGGGCGCCGCAGGCGCGCTCACACTCACCGCTGCCGGTAACAGCGTAAACGGCACAGGAAATCTGAACCTCAATGGTAATCTCAGTGTTGGCACCGGCGCTTTAACACTATTATCTGGTGTGAATGGCACGCGGCCAAGCTGGACCGCGACGACAAGCAACCTTGTCCGTCAAGGCGCAACTTTTGGCACAGTGTCCATTCAGGGTTTTCTCGATACCACGATCTCGCGCGACATTAACAGCAGCGGCAACATCACACTTCTTTCAAATCGCGATCTGACCTTAAGCCCCGCAAACACCCTGACAACCAGCGCCACAGGCGCCCTCAGCATGACCGCTGCAAACGGTTCAACAGCTGGCACGGGCAACCTTACGATCAATGGCAACCTTAGCGTGGGTACAGGCGCGCTCACTTTCCTGTCGGGAATTAATGGCACACGGCCAAGCTTAACGGTCACAACCACAAATCTTGTGCGTCAAGGCGCGACATTCGGCGCGGTCAGTATCCAAGGATTCAATGCCTTCACACTCAATCGCATTTTGAATTCAACGTCATCTGTGCTCTTTGCCAATAACACAACAACGACACTACAGAACAACGTAACAAGCACGGCATCAACCATCACATTCAGCAATCCGGTCATTATCGCGGAAGCTACGAGCATCAATGTTTCCACAACCAATCAGGCAATCACGTTTGGCAGCACCATCACCGATACGGCAGGCGGCGTTACCGAAACCCTTACGGTCAATCCTGGCACATCTAGCGCGACCTTCACTGGCGCCGTGAACGGTGTGGCCATAACGGTCAGCGCAGGGTCTGCAACGCTTTCATCGGCATGGGGCGCAACCTCGGCGCTGGGCGCAACCAGCATCACCACCACAAGCTCTCTCACATTACCTGCGATTACCGCTGCATCGCTTAGCGTCAACACATCTGGCGCAAGTTCAAGTTTGCAAGTCAGCGGCAGTCTTTCAACAACGCTCAGCGGCGGCGCGCTGAGCCTGACCAGCGGCGCATTCATCGTCAGCAATGCTGCATCCACAATTTCCAGCACCAATGGTGCCATCACGTTCAATGCAGGAAGTTCGCTGTATCTTGCAACCGCATCGGCCGCGATCAACAGCACGGGCGGCGCGATTACCTTTACGGGTACCAATGGCATAATTGTTGGCGCGGACACTTCGGTGAATAGTGGCGGCGGCAATATTAATTTTAATCAGGCTGTCACCATGGCAGCTCCGCTCAGTCTGACGCTTGGAACCGGCACACTCACTTTTGCGAGCACGATTGACGGATCCGCACCATCCTATAGCACCTTCAGCGTTCTGGCAGTTGGCGCGGGCGGTGGTGGTGGTGGCATGGATGCTGCAACACGAGGCTCTGGCGGCGGCAGCGGCGCTGCAGTTGATGCGGTCGTGAATGTGTCGGCTGGCGCTGTTTATACCGTTGCGGTTGGCGGCGGCGGCGCTGGTGGTACAAATTCGCTTTCATCAGCTGCAGGTGGTGCAGGCGGTGTGAATGGCGGCGGCTCTGGCGGTGCAGCGGGTGCATCGGGTACCAGTGGTGGCGGTGGCGGCGGTGGCGGATTCTCAGGAATTTATATCGGCGGAACCTATTACGTGGTCGCTGGCGGTGGCGCGGGCGGTGGCGGCGGTAATGAAGGCTTTGCAAAAAGTGTTGGCGGCGCAGGTGGCGGAACGCAAACCTCCAATACTGGCACGACATCGGGCGGCGTTGGACAAAGCTATTCGGGTGATGGTGGCGGTGGTGGCGGTGGCGGTGGTGGCTTCTTGGGCGGCGCCGGACAAACCGGTATTGCCGTATCGACACCGGCAGCCTTCAGCAATGGCGGCAGCAATTATTCGAATCCCGGCAATGTCTCCGCCACGATCACGCTGGGTAATGCGGGTTCCGCCAACGCGGTAAGCACCGGCGGCGGCGCAGCGACCATCGCAGCAGGCAGAGCGACATTCTATAGCTATGGCAACAATCTAGGGGTGGGTGGTACTGCCGTAGGTAGCGGAACGGCAGGCACAAATGGTGCTGTCATCATCCGTTACACAGGCACGACTGCGCAAGCATTGGTGGTGGGCGGAACCATCACAACATCGGGCGGCGATGTCATCGTGACCTATGCCAACACCGGTACAAATAGTTCATTCAGTCCGATCGCCGGATGTTCGGGAAATTGTAATCTGACCATCAATGCCGGCACCGTGAATTTCGGCGGGAATGTGGGAAGCACACAGGCGCTCGATGCCGTATCTGTAACAACCACCAACGGCTTGACACTACCAAACATCACCGCCTCCAGCGTGATAGCCCGCACAACAGGTGTCGCAGCAGATCTAACCATTGCCGCAGCGAAAGTCATCACCGCAAGCGGCAGCGGCGACGCAATCAAATTGGCGGCGGGCAGGAACTTCATCAATAATGCGGGATCAGGTGCGCTTGTCACTCCATCCGGCAGATGGCTGGTATATTCAACCAATCCTTCAAATGATACGATTGGCGGCCTCAGCAATTCATTCCGCCGCTTCAGCTGCACCTATGGCGGTTCATGCCCATCTTTCCCTGGAACAGGTAACGGTCTTCTCTATACCACCACACCTCTACTGACGATCACCCCGAATGCGCTCAGCAGTATCGTCTATGGCGCAGCAGCACCGAATTTGAGCGGCTATGCGTACACAGCAACGGGATATCTGGGTTCGGATTCCAGCGCCGATACGTTGACAGGATCATTGACCGGCAGCAGCAGTTATATAGCGGGTTCGAATATCGGCACCTATAATATCAACTACGGTCTTGGCTCGCTTTCATCGGTATTGGGTTATGGTTTTAGCTATGCGAATAACGCAAGCGCATTCACCGTCACACCGCGTCCTATCACCATTACCGCTGATGCAAAAACCAAAACCTATGGCGCAGCCGATCCAAGCCTGACCTATCAATTAACAAGCGGCTCGCTCTATGGCAGCGATAGCTTGACAGGTACGATTGCGCGCACGGCTGGTGAAAGCGTGGCAGGTGGTCCATACTCCATCAACCAGAACACACTTTCAGCTGGCAGCAATTATACGATTACCTATGTATCCGATAATCTGTCCATCACACCTGCAGCCCTGACAGTGACGGCTGCTGCAAAAACCAAGACCTATGGCGCGGCTGATCCTGCACTCACTTACACCTATTCCGGCTTGACGAACGGCGATACCGCATCGGTATTCACTGGTGCATTATCGCGCGCGGCTGGTGAAACCGTGACAGGTGGACCATATGCCATCAACCAGAACACACTTACAGCTGGCAGCAATTATACGATCACCTATACCGGAAATAATCTATCCATCACACCGGCAACACTGAACATCACCGCCAATGCGCTGAGCAAAGTATATGGCACCAATGATCCAACACTTACCTACACCATGTCGGGTGGAACGAATATCGCATTCACCGGGGCACTCTCCCGCGCGATCGGTGAAGCCGTGAACAGCTATGCTGTCTCCCAAGGCACGCTGAGTGCAGGCAACAACTATCACCTCAACTTTGTAAGCAGCACATTCGCTATCACACCGGCGACGCTCTATGTCGCGGCCAACAGCATCACCAAGGTTTACGGCGCGGTTGATCCTGCGCTCACCTATTCGGTATCGGGTCTGGCAAATGGCGACATCCTAGGCAACGTATTAACGGGTGCATTATCACGCGAAAGCGGAACCATGGTCGGCTCCTACCGTATCACCAAACATACACTAGCCTCTAACAGCGCTAACTATACGCTCGATTACACTTCTGCATTATTCAATATCATCAGCAATGACATCCCCGTAACCGTGACGCGCGTATCGCAAGACCCGACCTTGAACATGCCAACAGCCGTGCATACAACCGAGCCAAACAGTCCGACGACAACGACAACCCAAAGCCAAACCAGCACAACAAGCAATAACCCGAATGTCTCTGCGTCTGAAGTACCAACAGATTCACAAGGCGCATGGCTGCGCATTTCACCTGCACTGGCTGCTGCACTTGGCGAAGCACCCGTTTTCATCAAATACTAA
- a CDS encoding POTRA domain-containing protein: MLLCALCLCMPLGAVAQVAIPNSADISRIKPEEHIPSLSHTNDGKISIPSGKGAAPVPDEAKRVKLTLKSLKIIGATVYAPAELDALYATNIGKDITLDAVYKTASAITEKYRNDGYFLSRAFVPEQEIEDGNVTIRVVEGYVGAVDGTSTFADSAIVNDAIERLTHKRPLTSDDIERFLLLLDDLPGYEFGGTLSPLEDAPDGAVKLTLTVKETQGTGSINFDNHSSRFLGPNEISASYSKSFIPFQQTTISALSDVDRTKLRYGTIDHSIALSTDMKLNIAGGVTQAMPGYSLESSEIDSISIFASIALNYQLLRTRQQNLGLKACVDGRDVKSDILGAPLTRDYIRAFRASANYDLADGWHGFNNATITLAHGVDWLGSSHPNDLNLSRIGALPDFTKGELSLSRLQSITQDWSVLIAGEGQWASGVLYSSEQFGYGGQNFGRAYDSSDITGDHGIKGSVEMRYGGWTGERMVNLQPYVFYDIGKVWNEAVGQPSNISASTAGIGLRFNTQWKQSGNLGVAFPLDRDITTPIYGSGERGPRFILQISQQF; the protein is encoded by the coding sequence TTGCTGCTATGTGCACTTTGCCTGTGCATGCCGCTTGGCGCGGTGGCACAGGTAGCGATACCCAATTCCGCCGATATCAGCCGCATCAAACCCGAAGAACATATTCCGTCACTATCCCACACGAATGACGGTAAAATATCCATCCCGTCCGGCAAGGGCGCAGCGCCAGTCCCGGATGAAGCAAAACGCGTGAAGCTCACTCTGAAATCCTTGAAGATTATCGGTGCAACCGTTTATGCTCCAGCCGAACTTGATGCGCTGTATGCAACCAACATCGGTAAGGACATCACCTTGGATGCGGTTTATAAAACCGCATCCGCCATTACCGAAAAATACCGTAATGACGGCTATTTCCTGAGCAGGGCATTCGTTCCAGAACAGGAAATCGAAGATGGCAACGTCACCATTCGCGTCGTCGAAGGTTATGTCGGCGCAGTGGACGGCACCAGCACATTTGCGGATTCAGCAATCGTCAATGATGCGATTGAACGCCTAACGCATAAACGCCCGTTGACCTCTGATGATATCGAGCGATTTTTATTATTGCTGGATGATCTGCCGGGGTATGAATTTGGCGGTACATTATCACCGCTTGAAGATGCGCCCGATGGCGCGGTCAAGCTGACGCTCACCGTCAAAGAGACCCAAGGCACCGGTTCCATCAATTTCGATAATCACTCATCGCGCTTTCTGGGGCCGAATGAAATTTCGGCATCCTATTCCAAAAGTTTTATCCCGTTTCAGCAAACAACCATCTCTGCATTGTCGGATGTTGACCGCACCAAATTGCGTTATGGCACGATTGATCATTCCATCGCGCTTAGCACGGATATGAAGCTGAATATTGCCGGCGGCGTTACGCAAGCCATGCCCGGTTACTCGCTGGAAAGCTCGGAAATCGACAGTATTTCAATCTTTGCCAGCATCGCGCTCAACTATCAATTGCTGCGCACTCGTCAGCAAAATCTCGGCCTAAAGGCATGCGTTGATGGACGCGATGTCAAAAGCGATATCCTTGGCGCGCCGCTGACACGAGATTATATCCGCGCATTCCGCGCCAGCGCAAATTACGATCTCGCCGATGGCTGGCATGGCTTCAATAACGCAACCATCACACTCGCCCACGGTGTGGACTGGCTGGGCTCCAGCCATCCCAATGATCTCAACCTATCGCGCATCGGCGCATTGCCGGATTTCACCAAGGGCGAATTATCACTCTCGCGCCTGCAAAGCATTACGCAAGACTGGTCGGTTCTTATCGCTGGCGAAGGTCAATGGGCATCGGGCGTTTTATATTCATCTGAACAATTCGGATATGGCGGACAAAATTTTGGCCGTGCGTATGATTCATCCGACATCACGGGCGATCACGGCATCAAAGGTTCTGTTGAAATGCGTTACGGCGGATGGACAGGAGAACGCATGGTCAATCTGCAGCCTTATGTGTTTTACGATATCGGAAAAGTGTGGAACGAGGCGGTCGGCCAACCGTCGAATATTTCTGCATCGACAGCGGGCATTGGGCTTCGCTTCAATACGCAATGGAAACAATCGGGGAACCTGGGGGTTGCATTCCCGCTCGACCGTGATATTACCACCCCCATTTACGGGTCGGGCGAGCGCGGCCCGCGCTTCATCCTGCAAATAAGCCAACAATTCTAA